The Panicum virgatum strain AP13 chromosome 6K, P.virgatum_v5, whole genome shotgun sequence nucleotide sequence aaggcttacccctgtaccgactcttgaggaaaaccgagcgcttcacgtggacccccgaagcccaagaagccctcaaaaggctgaaggcgtcgctcactcgcgcccccattctcacaccacctacgggtggcgagcccctctatctgtacgtagctgcgacgacccaagtggtcagcgcggtgatcgtggtcgaaagacaagaggagggtcatgctctgcccgtccaacgacaggtgtactacatcagcgaggtgttgtctgaaactaagacacgctatccgcagattcaaaagctgctctacgcagtggttttggctcggcgcaagctgcgccactacttcgaggctcatcccgtcaccgtggtctcgtcattccccttgggagagatagcccgcaaccgggaagccgagggtagaattgccaaatggtctgtggagctgatgggagaaacactcacctacgccccccgcaaggcgatcaagtcccaaatcttggccgacttcgtggctgagtggacggacactcagctacctccaccgcaaatccagggcgaatgctggacagtgtacttcgacggatcggtgatgaaaaccggcgctggAGCCGGCctactcttcatctcacccctcagagaacacatgcggtacgtgatacgtTTGCATTTCCCCGCCTCtaacaacatggcagagtacgaggcccttctcagtggcctccgcatcgccatcgagctcggcgtcaaacgcctcgacgcgcgcaacgactctcaactcgtcgtcgaccaagtaatgaaggagtctagctatcacgacccgaagatggaggcatactgcagcgcagtgcgccgcctcgaagacaaattcgacggccttgagctcaatcatgtcccgcgcaagtacaatgaggacgccgatgaactggccaagatcgcgtcggggcggaccaccatccccccgaacatcttcgctcgcgacatcaccaagccctccatcGAGTTCAAAGATCCGacggagccaggcccctcgtccgctgGGCCCTCCGGCGAGAACTCCTCGGCAGACGAGGCCgaacccatggacattgacttcgggaccacctctgcgaacgaggccgaagcaatggaagtcgacgaggcccccacctcgCGAGATTGGCgtgtccagtaccttgactagatgactcgaggggtcctaccctcgaaccgtgctcaggcgcggtgcctcgccaggcgggccaagtccttcgtcctaatcgacaacgagctacacatgcgcagtccctcgggtgtcctgcaacgatgcatcccatccccgagggcaaggagctgatccacgacatccatgctggtgtctgcggccatcacgccgcgccgcgcaccctcgtgggtaacgcgttccggcaaggcttttactggcccaccgtgGTCGCTGACGCCATCGAcgttgtgcggacctgcgagggttgccagttctatgctcgaaaaacacacctcccggcccatgctctgcagaccatccccatcacgtggccgttcgccgtgtggggattagacctcgtcggtccactgaagaaggcgcccggaggcttcacccacttgctggtggcggtcgacaaattctccaagtggatcgaggctcgacccatcggcaagatcaaatccgagcaagcagttctattcttcaccgacatcgtcttcaggttcaggGTCCCGAACtcaatcatcaccgacaacggcacccagttcacaggaaagaagttcttggcgttctgcgacagtttccacatacgtgtggactggtcggctgtggcacacccacagacgaacgggcaagtggagtgtgccaacggcatgatcctccagggactgaagccgagaatcttcaacaagctgaacaaattcggccagaggtggctcacggagctaccctcggtcatttggagcctgaggacgaccccaagcagagccacgggcttttccccgttcttcctcttctacggcgccgaggccattctacccactgacttggaatacggatcgccaaggctcaaggcataccaagagcaacaaaaccagcgagctcgcgaagactcactggaccaagtggacgaggctcgagacgtggcgctcctccactctgcgtgctaccagcagtccttacgaaggtatcaagcgcagagggtccggcgccgagacctcaacgaaggggacttggtgctgaggctccgacaggacaacaggagccgccacaagctctcacctccatgggaagggccgtacataatcgccgaggtgctcaaacccggcacgtacaagctagcgaacgaaaacggcgaagtactcaccaacgcttggaacatacaacagctacgtcgcttctatccttagcatttcaagctatttgtatattgttcgtactcgcatttttaatttcccgaaataataaggaagtacgctttacttattgATTTTCGGGAACCTTCctgaccctcgagggctcggatgcgcacgaacattaaggtacgctcggcttttccctcggcaaagccgagcctccctcgggggctactacggggggtaTGGGGGGAACCCCCAAatgtccccaaaaagtcgccaatgttttttcaaaatatttccgtctcgaccctaagcttctcgtatccttggaaaaaacggacgcgaggcgtaagcaactacggtacggggctggccgagtcgtggggccgcctacgcctccgggatacggcacccccctcaccaccctacgcctatgctgcttatgaacgcgaacttcctcgcagatgtttatctaagttgCATACGAAGAACACAGAAATGgcccccctcggacgtccccgcctcgagcatgcccgcgctggctgacgcgaactcggcgatgtgcgcggcggcgctcgccgcagctgcggggtcgatgtccatcgagtccccgtactcctcactgctgtccggcagctccaccaccgccgtcacacccccttgcgccgttggcacgggcactaccgcgacagtaccctcgtcccgggcctccgcGGGCCCCGGGACAGGGGATCCTTCCACCACCGGCGCCTCTTGCGTCGTCTCCTCCTCTGCGATGCCCTCACCCTCGCCCCTCGAGGGCTCCaagacgagggtctcctcctcCGCACGGTCGGCAGGGcactcctgcgcgcccccgccggtCTCTCCTCCTGTGTCCGATCGGGCGGCGCTAGCCGCattgccctgaccggcctcaactttaGTAACTGCCAGGGCGGCGCCGTCCACGCCGCCCTGGCCGGTCTCCCCGGCGTCGGCAGCTGGAGCGGCTGCTTCGGCACCACTCTGGCCAGtgtcaccctcctcctcctgtgcccgagcttgctgcgcTGCCTGGGCgcctcgagccatggcctcccgtagcctcgcggccgccgcctcgagatccacagcaggcaggggctgcggcgccgtgtgcggcagGCTgtgtgccccggtcttgagagccttggccggggcaagctgcaccgcatctttgggaacggccccggggctggaaatcaagagacaCGAGTTGAGGACAACTGAATAGAGAAAATTCACCAAACACACAACGAAAACGAAATCCAATTCACTTACCCAAATCGAGCACTCatactccgcttcctcgtggcgcttcttcgaGCCCGGGTCACCGAGCCACCCCTTGAAGACTGCCCtgagggcgcccccctcgtgtcggcctggtGACTCAAGGCCGGCAGCGCGGACAACTCCgtgcccgccgcagcctcgtcgccatGGATCGGCACCtcgggcgcgggcgtctcctcactGGCTGCCGGAGGCGACGACTCCCGGTCCGCCCCCTCGAGGGATGGGTGCGCCAAGGCCACGGCCCTTGTCTCTTcgggcgccgccggctccccctcgtcctcgtcccacaagtagaacggtggggggctcgcgcccgcaccttccccgtcgcccctcagagcgtggtcctcagcatccgaggcctcctcttcgtcctcctccgaggactcgggcgtggcgggctgcggcttcccctccgcgcaaGCGAGTTTGCACGCCTTGTCATGCCtcgccttccttttcctcttcctctcgacctttgcctccgccgcattcttccgccttttcatcttctccgcgtggaggcgattgatcaggcattgttccgggaccgggggcttcgaggagccgcacctcaacccctgcgAAGCATGCCCGGGATGGGGTCAGGAAAAGGGGACTACACAACACACAGCGAATTCGAAaccaaaacttaccagagaaatgtaccccggctcggggcgcatattgatcctccagagatcctcgggattttgagggaactccgccaccgcgtacttcgccctccgggcggcggtggtgtgggAAAGGAGCTTGTTCGAtgtcctcgagccctccacctggctcccgggggtcagctcgaaaatcggcagggccctttccacaagagggataaccctctgccggtggaagttcgtgATGACAGCCActgccgtcagccccttcctcgccagacgcgccagcgcgtcggtgaggccctcgagcttggcttgttgccatgagggcgacaccccccagtcccacttcggcgatcgctcccggagaactttgttagtgaacgccgggagcgcgccccTGTAGTTCcaaaggtagaaccaccctcggctccacccggagttgtttgtCATCATCTTGCTCGTGATGTAAAAATTCCTCCGGGTCGGTcggacgtggagcgtcaggccaccagcgcgcgcgaaccgcctcggttgGCCCCGCGCGTTCTCAACGAAGAGTTCGCCTCGGAACAGATGGATCTagaggtcccagtgggcttcgatgccgaggtacccctcgcagacggcaacGAAGACCGcggcctgcgagatggagttggggctgaaattgtgcagctccacacCATAGTACTCGCACAGGGCCCtcatgaacctgctgacggggacgccgaagcctcgctcatgaaggcgcacgaagctcacgatgtagccttgcgggggcttcggctcggtctcatccggatgcggggaaatccacgccggcgcccccgagtcggtgatccgcggcagcagcaggtcggtgaccagctgctccaggaccgccacggtggcggaggacttcccccatggcaaaggctcctggatatccgacatttcttaaATCCAAGGGGGGAAGTGGGAGCGAAGGCTCTGGGATGGCTaaggttctctctctctctttttcctcctccttcctccttttcgctcttggctacgggttcAGGATGCAAGGAAGGCAGAGAAGGCAGAGagggatgaaggcaaatggccaggtgagcccaaacaacccaTTCCTTTTCATTTTATTTCACCACGACAGGCGGACTCGCTGCCACAGCCCacatctaccgcattgaatgtggtagAGTTCGTTGTCGCTGACGGccgggccccacgaccgcggagccTCCCACGTGCACACGcagcaataactgcggcacggtaaccggcaggcacggcgcgactgttgcgctatccaaTCCGTCCGCCACCACCCACGCCACCTCGTCtacccgaggctgtcgcctgacaaggcgcgcccacaccgcaccgcacgaatcgggccatGTCGCCCcccaccagcggaagacccgcgcgtgTGGCTCGCGACTCGGAATATTCCTTCAAGGGGTCTCTTTACCTTCGAAGGAAttgcatttcgaggccttactgatcagggggtcgaagcttggcccttcagggggttcgacaggcgccccagatcaccagagtcagggactgtagggatgtgccgtacaagctaccctcgaatgcggagttcgagacatcctatgcAGTGTTCatggccagtcgagggtgcctagaagggggattccatcgagggagagcatcgagccctcggaccctatcgaatgggtccgagccccgcctagcgaaccttcgcaagcgctctatgtgacgtgtctatggaccacgagccgacccttatcgaacggggcacggacgtccgcttgaacaacccgctaatagctcaatgaagcagccatagctcgcggcctgggcatgggtagcatggtgcgcttcacccctcctccctgcggaagggtgacgagggtcgtaatcaaagtcgggggttcccctgaacgccttcatacgggcctgggctcgggggctcctcgcacaccacggttcaaaaccgcaccctcgaataaatcgacaaccTTCAATTATGAAGCTCCATGTGTATAaccgaaccccccccccccgctattagcgtacgttcccctaacggctaagctgaacgccgggttgctataccagcactgagagtgccgaggccggttgaaaaagtgccgatgccggctgaaaaagacgctggatggccatcccagtaaagctaccTAGTGGGACAACATttgtagcccttggacgagcacaaacgctcctccaaggcctcgggggctacacccgcgggtgcgctgacgcgcccccgcggaggaaacttcacacatgttcgagggtcgtaactctttgtacacccctataccctcggtaatcctccccgtagAGAAGGAAAGGGACTTTATCGCTCAAATGCAAatgaagattacaaagggttaccggcgcaaagccatcgaaagatacaaacacattgccacctacgtggcaattttccctgtcttggggaggaacaAGCGacaaagaaaggcaccgagcccttggctgacgcaacggccaggctgctagggatgtgagaagcagcccccagacctcatgggtccagcgggatgctctcctcgcaagccttcttctagcgtctcctccaccgaagaccacgcggggggtcgagctggcggacagcgccctccgcaccgtctccccgagagcaaccttgtcgccgggggggacgatgcgaaaaacagccaccagacctggcgccagcgccacggtcaggcgtctccatcccccttcaggctaggggacatcacaggagcaggaccccatgggcccaatgctcttctattgatcccactgaagctgagggatggtgcgcacacccactccggtcttcccccaccgctcgcaagctttcttctagcgccaaaagcctcaAAAAGCCAGGCCGCCCCATCCGGGGGCCGATCACAAAAGGGCAGAGTAAACATTACAAAATTAGGGCGATACTGGAAGAAAGAGCTgagaggttggagaagaaagggaacctcatgacccctatttatagctgcgccaggcacaaagcttcaagcttatcaaagagcggaggcttgtatcgcccgtgatgaagcggcgctccacgagcaaaggatgtcctcggACCCCGCGCCGAaacacgaccgaacgaaataaagcagaGCTGAGCCCCTCGACGCTAGGCGGTGCAGTGtcggctctggccggctgccctcgaacggcgcaccGCAAGGCAAACAGgaacgccggggccaaggccctacgtgcGGGATAGCGCGATGGGAGCACCAGCTGCCGAGCAGcgggcgccaccgtcgccctggcccccctcagcgcgcggacacgtcttgttcTTCAAATAAACGAACAAAGAGgcacgcgcctcgaagtactccccccgcgggcgtactaccccgaccgccgtgttgtcacatccgccgggctggcgctcaggcgcgtctggtgggtgcgcggcattgactgatcacgacaaaggggaaatcgccgaatcaccctttggccgaatccattgactcgaccaaagcctcggggtcTACTGTCGGAtgccacgattagggacaccctaatcggggtgcTAAGTTCGCTTTAAAAATGaacacctgttaaggcaactaggcccacgaaggcccacggcctgcttcccgtccggaaaaaaggaaaggactcaaagaaacccagcatgcggcccattcgcatccccctcgaacccgcgaaatgatctccgcctcactcgagggttCCTCTAGGGCCCGCTGGacaaactccgcctcgctcgagggtagcggatctaccctcgagcgggtgactcattttccgcctcgctcaagggctcccctcgggaccctcgatcacgcaacacacctccgcctcgctcgagggtagcggatctaccctcgagcaggtgactcatctccgcctcgctcgaggccgtctctcggcacaagggacaaacggccccgccgcccaaccgctcgccgtacgaaggcattaaatgccagccactccgccacggcacccaggacaggcggcgtcagactgccactcccacagtggatgtgaccggggtcccatccgctgacttcggtcaccgctccgccgccctaGTTGTtgtagcaacactgtgggaccTGTGATGCAGGACAAGACAggcccggcactgctcccgtactgttctgccgacaccgaccatccggactcacctcccactggggaaggggtccggcgatgtcatgtgtccttccgagaggggcactcagcacgcacgggcggagccccggacctccccccttgtGGAGTCCGAGACCTCCGCGCGTCCCCAGGACCTCCTAGtatgcacgcccgcactccgactaGGGGGCCCGGGGCCGCCACGCACCCCACTAccgctggtgcatgcaggaccctagtCCGTAGGGCCCACCGAACGCCGCCGCACCGTATATGGAAAACCATACTTCAgccacgaccacgccgcctgcagggacactgcaggacgaccggcgcgatcttcgcagaaccaaggacgaaatccaggacgacagcgacgcgcgccaccttcccacagtgtacttcctacagtatccgaccactgtaccccgtgattcaggggaaaacgacgacttccatgcccccactcatgtgcaccacccctccttgtgactataaaaggaggaggtgggcttcctttagccGGGTTGGTCTCTcgctctctggcttctctcttccaagaggacgttcagggactactgagcactcatctcagccgAATctacttctagcagagacttgggagcttccctccctctctcgccttgcttgtatcccctgctacaagcactccgggtgcaagataatatagtgccctcgcacaccccctttgctagACCTACGGCCACgcggccggaactaggataaaccgtgtgttactgtgttgcctcttgcatcatcatctgggacgagaaagcacactgggtcgggacaccgacaggtatgaaatgagccgctttagtgagtcgatccactattacccatacggagtcatgtcctttctgtgttccgggcaaacccactacaaagtccattcctatctcatcccatttccaaaccgggatgggtaggggttgcaacaatcctactagcttctgatgttcggccttgatcctttcgcaagtatcacaatgggcgacaaaccatgcaatatccgccttcattcctttccaccaatatttttgttttaagtccatatacatcttggtggatcctgggtggatggagtaggccgagttatgggcttcatccatgattatttgccgaaagtctcctttctggggcacacaaatcctatttttataccataaagttccgttattatccactctaaaatccagtgccttattttctccagtctgcattcggatttccatcaagtcattgtccgaactttgggcctttctgattttatcctccagagtaggttgaatgctcatcttgcgaatggaatctcgagggacaatgtgcacattcaatcgtgccatttcttcctgcagatgggcatccttgggtccataagattttcggcttaaggcatcggctaccacattagctttgctagggtggtaatgaatttctacattataatccttaaccagttctaaccaccttctttgccttaagttcaagtctggctgggtgaaaatatacttcaaactcttatggtcggtgtagatctcgcacttatttccaattagataatttctccaaatcttgagggcatgcactacggcagcaaactctagatcatgtgttgggtaattctgctcatgaggcctgagttggcgggaagcgTATGCAACAattttcccgtcttgcatcagtacacaccctaatccttgtcgggatgcagcacaataaatgacaaaatcccgatgaatgttCGGTAGGGTTAGTACTGGAGCAGTTGTCAACCTTCGCTTCAATTCCTGAAAACTCCTTTCGCAGGATTCTGTCCAGAcgaacttcttttccttcttaagtagttccgtcatgggccgggctatcttggagaaTCCCTCGAT carries:
- the LOC120713387 gene encoding uncharacterized protein LOC120713387, whose protein sequence is MARGAQAAQQARAQEEEGDTGQSGAEAAAPAADAGETGQGGVDGAALAVTKVEAGQGNAASAARSDTGGETGGGAQECPADRAEEETLVLEPSRGEGEGIAEEETTQEAPVVEGSPVPGPAEARDEVSVDIWPIIPIANIAC